The nucleotide sequence CGTTCAATTTAGTGCCCACTTTCACCTCATACTAAAAGTCTTGGTTCGAGCATTTTTTTATCATTATACTTCAGAAGTTCTGCGACAACGTATTTTTAACCTGCCAAATCATCTTTCTCAGGCCGCCATTTGGCGGCCTAGCCTCTTGATTTAAAAGTCAGAATCTTTTGCAATCAAATTAACCGCTATTTTTCTCGGTCAAAATAAACATTCCAAACGGATGAATTTCCAGATAGTAATTATCGCCAACATCGGGTTGCAATTGGGTGGCGTTAATCTGTAACAACAGAGTTTGTCCTTGCCAATCGACTGTGACTTCATATTGTGGCCCCATGTAAGCCACATGGCTGATGGTACAGCGTTGGCTAATATTTCCATTACGGCTCAGGGTGATAGCTTCCGGTCTGACGCCTACCGTTACCGATTGCCGGTTGGTGGTGAAGTTGGCTGGTCGTGGCAGGCGATATTGGAAAATCTCAACATAATCAGTAGCCAAAGTCGCCGGGAAGATATTGGCATCTCCCATAAAACTTGCCATAAATTCAGACGCCGGTTGGCGATAGAGTGTTTGTGGCGTGCCGATTTGCATGATTTTACCTTTATTCATCACCAGTACCGCATCGGAAACTGCAAATGCCTCACTTTGATCATGAGTAACGTATAGCGAGGTGATATTAAATTGCTGCTGTAATTCGCGGATTTTCTCGCGCATACTGCGGCGCAGATTGGCATCAAGGTTACTCAGCGGTTCATCGAAAAGTAACACTTTAGGTTTGAGGATCAGTGCGCGAGCGAGGGCAACACGCTGTTGTTGACCACCGGAGATTTGGTCTACGTAACGATCTTCAAAGCCGCCTAAATCCACCAGCTCCAGCGCCTCTTTAACCCGTTCGCGTATTTCTGCTTTAGGCTGCCCTAGCATTTTCAGCCCGTAGCCAATATTTTCCCCCAGTGACATATGCGGGAATAGAGCATAGGACTGAAATACCATGCAGATATCTCGTTGCTGAATAGAGCGATCTGTGACGTCTTCACCGTCAATGAAAATTTTACCTGCGCTAGGTTTCTCCAGCCCGGCAACCAGACGTAATACGGTGGTTTTACCGCAGCCGGATGGTCCTAACAGCGTGACCATATGTCCCTGCGGAATAGAGAGTTCCAGATTATCGATCACGGTGTTGTTACCGAACCGTTTGGTTACATTTTTCAGTTCGACAAAATTTTGTTGTGTCATGTTGTCACTCCGTGATTACTGTGTATTTTTGGCTTTGGAACGAGAGATCCGCGCTTCGCCAATCAGGTAGTCAAATAAGAAAATAATGGCCAGCATAACCACAATCAGGATCGAGCCATAAGCGATAGCTACTCCGTATTCTCCATCTTCCACTCGATTCAAAATATAAGCGGTTGCTACGCGGGTGTCGGGTGTGACCAGGAAGACAATCGCGCTGACGGTGGTAATCGCACGAACAAAGCTGTAGATCAGTGCAGATAAAATCGCCGGGCGCAGTAAGGGTAACAGAACATGAAGGATGGTTTTCATCGATCCGGCGCGCAGGCTGAGTGAAGCTTCATCCAGTGATTTATCAATTTGTCCAAGACCGGCAATCCCTGCCCTGATACCTACCGGCACATTGCGCATGGTCATGGAGATAATGACGATTGCCGCCGTTCCGGTGAGATAAAAAGGTGAATCGTTGAAGGCTAGAATGTAGGAAACCCCAGCGACGGTACCCGGTACGGCAAAGCACAGCATAGTGGTGAATTCGATGGTTTTTTTACCGCGAAATTCCTGGCGTACAACAATGTAAGCAATCAACAGACCGAGGATCGCAGTAATGGGGGCAGCGATACCGGCGTAGAGTAGGGTATCCAGTAATGATGGCCATGCGCCATCGTGCATACCTTGACCAAATAGTTTGATGAAGTTATCTAAGGTCAGGGTGTAATCCACTCCCCAGTTGACGGTGAAACTGCCGTAGAAGATGCTGCCGTATAACAAAATGTTGAACACAACCCAGATAAATAGGATGGCACAGACTCCCCAAACCAGTGACGTTGGCAACGGTTGTACATCACCACGGTAGGATTTGCCGGAAACCGTGACGTAGGAACGTTTACCAATCCACAGATATTGCACGCAGAAGACCAGCAGCGAGAAAACCAGCAGCGAAGCGCCGAGAGTACTGGCGGCTTGATAGTCGAGTTGAGAACCGGTGATATAGAAATAGATCTGGGTCGCCAGTACGTCAAAGCTACCGCCCAGTACCAATGGGTTACTGAAATCAGCCAGCGACTGGACAATGACAATCAGGAAAGCGTTCGCCAGTGCCGGTTTCAACAGCGGAATAAAAACATTGAAGAACGTCTGATAGCGATTGGCACGCAGAGTATAAGCCGCTTCTTCCAATGAGGGATGGATGGTTTTGATTGCGCCATCAAGGATCATAAATGCCATTGGCGTAAAGGCTAGCACTTGCGCCAGCCAGATGCCGGTAAAGCCATACAGCCAGTTGGTGTTGGTTAGGCCAAACCAGGTTGCCATAAATTCAGTGATATAACCGGAACGGCCCATCATCAGGGTGACGCCTAAACCGACCACAAACGGCGGCGTGACGATGGGTAAGATGGAGAATACTCGGCCAATAATGGCGGAGCGGCGGGCGATTCTGGCGGTATAAATTGCCAGTACCAACCCGAAGAAGGTGCAACCTGCGCCAACCGCCAGCGAAAGTAGAACAGAGTTGATGATAACCTGAATAATATGTGCTTGCCCTAGGATCGATATAAAAGCAAATGGGGCAAACTGACCGGCATCATCCGTAAACATCGGAATAAAGATGGCAATACTCGGATAAAGGATAAATAGGCCGATGAGGGCAATAACTGCGACTAATGAACCGATAACAAAACTATCACCACCTAGCCATTCAAGGCGAGACAGGGCTAGAGTAATCATCGCGCCCAGTGAGATAAACAGGAAAATCGTAGCGTAGCCCAGCCCACGACCGATAATGGCCGCGCTAATAACCACAAATAGCGCGCATAGTAAGGCATAACCCGCGTCAAAATAGTGGCGGTAAGGTTGATTGCGGTTTGCTGGTGTGAGTGGACGTAATAGCAGCGCTGAAGGCAGCAGGAACCACAGTAAGCTGATGTTTAATCCGTTCCAGCCGTAGGCGGCGAGCAGTTCATCTTGAGTAGATTCAAAAAGGCCGTAGTCCAGGCTCCATGATGGCAGAAGCGCGAAGGCCAACCACATTAGGGCAATCCACCAGAACACGGCATCCTGCTTTTGTCTGAATGCGTGAGACATAATTTCCTTCCATTTTATTATTGTGTGGTAGCAGCAGTAAGAAGCTATCCATTGGTGCGGGAACATAAAGTAGCCTGACGGATAGCTTCTAAGGGCGGAGGTGATCCGCCCTTGACTGACTTTATTTCGCCATTTTCACTTCTGTCACCCATTTGGTAATTAACTCTTTGCGTACATCATTGGCACCATATTTATCCATGTCGTAATTGATCAGTTTTAGATCGGATAATTTAAGCGCCAAAGGAGAAGCTTTTGCCGTGGTATTGGTCAGGATCTGATAAGCTTTCCCTTTCTTCCAACTCAATTCTTGTGCTTCTTTGGATAACACCCAGTCAACAAACCGTTTGGCGTTGTCCATGTTGCGGGCATTTTTGATGATACTTACGCCGCCGATTTCATAACCGGTGCTTTCACATGGCGCGATAAGTTTCAGTGGTGCGCCATTTTCTACTTCTAATGAGTAATCATGCAGGAAACCGATACCAATCGCAGATTCGCCACGGGCGGCATTTCGGGCTGGGGCAATACCGGATTTGGTGTACTGAGAAATATTGGTATTGAGTTTTTTCAGATAATCAAATGCCTGATCTTTGCCCCATAATTGAACAAAGGTTGCCAACGCGGTGTAAGCGGTGCCTGAACTTTGAGGATCGGCAATCTGAATTTCGCCTTTATATATCGGTTTGGTGAGATCTTTCCAGCAGGTTGGAATCGGCAGATTTTTCTCTTTTAGACGTTCAGTGTTGACGCCATAACCAAGAATACCGACGTAAACGGCGGAGCTGTAGTTGCCTTTGCGTTTAGCCGGGTCGCGGAACTGCGGCATGATTTGTGTCAGATTAGGGGATTTATAAGGTTCTAGCAGATCCATCTCTCCCGCTTGAGATTGTGGGTCCAGAGTCCCGCCGTACCAGACATCTGCTTGTGGATTGCGTTTTTCGGCTTCAATTTTTGCCAGAGTACTGCCTGAACCATTACGGACAAAAGTGGTTTTTACATTATATTTTTCACCGAATGCTCTGGTTTCAGTTTCACACAAGGCGTTAGTGGCGCTGCAATAAACGATCAAACGTCCGGCGGCTTGAGCGCTATTGGTAAATGCAGCAACGACCAGACCGGCTGCGATAAGTGTAGAGAGAGGTTTCAGTTTCATCATTTTATCCTTATATTCAAAACTGCTTATTATTGGAAAGTCGCGATGCTACTCCATGTTCCCTTTTACTCACGTCTGCCATTAACATTGGCATCAACAGCAAACCCATCATGGCGGCTGCGGCGGTGAGTAGGGCAAACATCCCGGACCAGCCGTAGTGGGCAACCACCTGACTTAGCGGCCAGCCTGCGATTGCTGCGCCCAAATAGGCGTACAATCCTAGATAACCCGTGACGGTGCCGGCGGCTTGTTTATGGCAATATTCTGTTGCAGCCAGCCCAATCAGCATTTGCGGGCCAAATACAAAAAAACCGATACTGAAAAAACAGACTGCCAACAGCGTGTAGTGATGAATGGGAGTGAGCCACAATGCGGTGACAGCCATAAATAGCCCAAGAGCAAACAGCAGAATCATTGGGGCGCGTTGGCCGCGGAACAGTAAATCAGATCCCCAACCGGAAAATAGCGCACCGGTTAAACCACCGAGTTCAAACAGTGAGAGCGTCGCATTAGCGCTGAGCAGATTGGCACCATGTGTTTCTGACAACCACAGGTTTCCCCAATCGTTAATCGCCATTCTGATGAGATAAACCAGAATGTAGGAGCATCCTAGCAACCAGATAGTTCTGTTAGTTAAGATGGTATCCCGCAGTATCTGCATCATCGGCATGGGGTGCGATAGCTGTTCATGTCGAAGCTCCAGTGAATCCTGTCGCCACTGTCCTACACTGGGCAAACCGTGCTGTTGTGGGGTGCCACATAACTGATAGCAAAGCCAGATGCCTAATAAAATGCCGATAATTCCCGGCATCATCAGCGCTGTTTGCCAGCTATAAGTTGTCGCCAGAAAAGCGGACAGCATTGGGACAGTAATGCCAACAATATTGATGGAGATATTCCAGTATCCCCACCAGAAGCCGCGCTCATTGCGGGAGTACCAGTGTGTCAGCAATCTGGCGCAGGGGGGCCATCCCCAGCCCTGAAAGAAGCCGTTCAGTGTCCAAATGATCAGCAGGGCAGAAAATGATGAACAGAAAGCGAAGATAATGTTTAACACACCTGTCATCACTAATCCGGCACCCATAAACCAGCGATAGCCGGTGCGATCATGAAATACACCGGAAATAAATTTTGAGCTGCCGTAAGCCAGATAGAACAGAGTGGTTATCCAGCCAATGTGTCCTTTATCCAGTCCCAGTTCCAACTGCATAACCGGCATGACAAAGTTGAAGCTTTTTCGCGTCAGATAAAATGCGGCATAGCCAATGATCATGGAAATCAGCAAACGGCTGCGCCAGCGGCGATAGTGTTGTGAAATCTGTTCCTGACTGGTGGCTTGCATACCCGGCTCCTCCATGAGAAGGAAATATAAAGAAAGGTTGATGAAAATGGATGGGATAAGGTTTTAGGCAACTAGGAATCATTCTTAGTTATGCCTGATTTTCATCAGAATTTGTGGGCAGCTTAACAATTATACGCGTGCCGTTATCATTGCTTAACTGCCAATCGCCACCTAACGCACGGATACGTTCTTCAATACCTTGGAGGCCAAATCCACCTTTTCTTTTATCTTCTGTAATGCCGATGCCGTTATCACTGATTCTGAGTTCAATCACATCCCGGTGCTGTCGCAGGATGATAGCGATTCGAGTCGCTTTGGCATGTTTGCTGATATTGTTCAGTAACTCCTGAACCAGACGGTAAAGGGTAAAAACCACCGTTTCATTGGTTGGATTTTGCGGAAGCTGGTAATTCAACTGGCAATCAATATCTCGTTCTTTAAATGCCAATTCATGGATCAGATGGTGAAGTGCTTTTTCTAAGGACATCTCTTCCAGAACCGGCGGGCGCAATTGGCGTAATAATTGACGGGTGGATTGATGAATTTGTTGGGCCAGGTTATTGATCTGTTCTGCGATCATTTCTGTTGCCGGGGTGGTGGCGGTACGTTTTATCAGCGTTGCCTGAATTTGAATGGCAGTAATATTCTGACCAATTTCATCATGTAACTCACGGGCAATACTTTTACAAACGTCTTCTTCTGTGTGAACCAGTTTCTTCATCAGATTATGGCGGGCAGTTAACTCCTGCTCTAAGAGTTCACGGTAACGTTGTAAATTTTCAGCGAGCTGTTGTTGACGGCTGATGGCTATCCCCAGACCTATGCCTAATAAAGCCTGAATAGTCAGGAACATTTCCAGCTCACCTAAATCGTTAAAAGCGCCACTGAATTGTCGAGCTGATGTGATCATTAGGCTCCCGAGTAAAGCCGCCAGTACGCCGCCTTGCCAGCCGTAGCGGTAGGCCATAAAGACATTAGGGATAAATATGAGAATCACCAAAAGGCTTTCAATTTCTGGTGACATAAAGATCTGGGCGCTCAATCCTAGCAAGCAGAATAGGCAACACCACATCAACAACGAAGGGCGTAACTGCGGATCAGGGTCACTCGGTTGCAACATATTTTTTAGATGTTGCTGACGTAGATATTCATAGATCAGATAAACAAAAGGTGACAATAAAACGCCACCGGTTAACGAGGTGAGAAACAGGTGGCTGGCACCGGCAGTCAGCGTAAATCCTAGACAAATAGCCTGCAATACGCTATTGGCGGCGACGCCAGCCAGCAGAATTGAGAGTCGTTGCCAATATAGGGGATAGCGCCACCAAAATTGTTGCACGATAAAGGTGGGTATTAGGCTGAGAAAGGGGGATAACAGAATGATATTGTGAGTAATAAGTTGTTCGCTGCTAAGCCATAGCAAAATGGTAATCTCAGTGGCTAACAAGGTGGGTAAGTAACGACGCCCCAGTAGGATAAACAGCGCTAGCCGCAACCCTTGTGGCAGAAGTAGTGCAGCTTGTTGCCCATTGTCATTCAGGTAGAAGCTGATGGTCCACAGAGCAAGCCAGCTCAGCGAATAAAAAATCAGCAGAAAGAGTGATAACAGGCCAAATCGTGATCCTCTGTTCATGGATTCCCCATGAGAATCTGGTGTTGCAGAGCGTAATGGACCAGATCAATGGTGCTATCGCACTGGAGTTTGCTGAGAATATTGGCACGATGCACATGAACCGTTTTATGACTGAGATAGAGTTGTTCTGCGATAGTTTTAACATTAATGCCATTGATCAGCAGATCAAATATTTCCCGTTCTCTGGGGGTTAGGACTTGCAGTGCTGTAACCTTCTGTGATGTTTGACGCAGTGCTTTTAGTGCATCGGCACACAAATAGCACCCGCCTTGATGTACGGAACGTACTGCCTGTACTAATTCTTCTGGGCCACATCGTTTGGTGAGGTAGCCGCAGGCACCGGCATCCAGCGCACTTTGAACAAATGCTGTGGTGTCATAAATGCTGAGAATAATAGTGCGGAAATCAGGCCGTTTTTGCCGTAACCGGGTGAGCAGGTGCAAACCACTTTCATCCGGCATAGCGATATCCATCACGGCAACATCAATCGGGTTTCTGAGTAAACCCGACCAGGCTTCTTTGGCATTGGCGTATTGCCCGACGATTTCAAGATCATTCTCAAGCGTGAGTAATTGGGCAAAACCGGAACGGACGACTACGTGGTCGTCAATAAGTGCAACTTTAATCATGATTTTTTAATGAATAATGGTAAATGCAATAAGTTGCATGATGTGCAGGAAAAGGCAGGTTGTGCAAATTAATCAACTAAATCTGCAAGAAAGCTAACAGATTTAGTGAGTTGATGGATGACTAAGTCGATGGAGGGAAAGGATTGTTTGTTAACTATGCGTTTATGAGCCATCTTTATGCTCTGAGTACTGGCGTGGCGAAAGCCAGAAAAATGGGGATTAGCAAAAATCGCCGTAAACCCTCCATTAGGGCTAGGATTTACGGGGCAATTGTTAAAAAAAGCCTTTTTTATCTATCAGTGTGGTTTTAAAAGCTGGAAAAGAGGCCAGGCTAACCACGAAAAAACAGGTAAAAACGTTAATCATCAAAAGTAAAAAGAATTGATTAAGGATTTTTAAAAGCGGGTAAAAAGTCCTATGTCATGCTGACATTGGAAGAGAAAACATCAGAAAAAACAGGTTTTAAATTGATTAAATAAGGTGGAAAAAATGACAGCATTAACAGCATTAACAGCATTAACAGCATTAACAGCATTAACAGCATTAACAGCATTAACAGTATTAACAGTATTAACAGTATTAAACCAATTTTCTTAAATAAAAGATTTTGCCTGACTGCAACAAGTTTACGAAAAATCAGAGACAAAACCGAGCGGCCTTTAGATTAACCCCAGAAAAGCAAGAATGTTTAGTAATATTAAAAATGATTAAAGAAATTTGTGTTAATCTTAATTTCGTTAGCAGTTCTGCCACCCTCACTGGTTTTAAACCTAAAAAATCAAATACAGAAAAAGAGAAACGAGAAACGAGAAAACCTAAATATCAGTTTAATGAAAACAAGGAGGTTAAATACGATTCAGAAAATGTAAAAGCTATTAAACTTACCACAATTAAGCAATAAAAACCGTTCGTCATAACAGGTTTCCAATTAAAAATAAGCACCCCATCAGAATGAAAACTACAGTACAATCTTATCATATTTTTAACATTACTTTTTTAACTTACATTTCCCTTTTACCGGTGATTAATCAACTAAGGGTTAAAAAATAGGTAGACCATTGATGCCAATTTTTTAAAAAACATAAAGTGACTAAAAACAACCTATTCTCTGCTATGTTTAATCCATTTATCGGTAAATCGGTAATACTATCCTCCACTTATTTTACATTTACCTAACCAGTCATGACTATTTAAAAAGACAAACAGAGAAATTAATCACTTTATTAAACAGACTGATTTAACCAAGAAAATCAAAATTTTCAGTAGCGTAATTAATGACATTTAGTCGAAATTCACTAACCATTAACCGAGAGTTGAAAAGTAATAATCACGTAAAATAACATTAATAGAATAGATTGACATTAAAGTATTTTTTCACCATCGTTTTACGAAAAAATCAATAAAAATGCGATTAAAGAAGAGATAAAACGATTAATTTAGCTGGATTTAAGCGCTGAAAAGGCGTTATCCTAAAAAACATTAATGGTATCTCTATACTAGAAAACTATTTATTAGTGATTTAATAAAGAAAAAACAAAAGGTGATAATTTATAAAAGCTCGCAGAATTGCCAGTAAAACAATATTGGTAAAAAAATATTGGTAAAACAACATCGGTAAAACAGTGCCAGTCAAAATAAATCGGATATGATTAACGTTCGTTTAAACGTAAAACCACGATATACCCGTCATCTTTCAAGTTGCCTCTTTGTTGGCTGCACTCGTTCACCCCGGTCACATCGTTATCTATGCTCCCAGGGATTCTCTCCCTTGCCGTCGCGATGCATCTTGAAATCCATAGGGTATATATCATAATGTTTAAATTTAGCAAAAAGCTAATATCCAAAAGATAAAAAAAGATTAAAACCAGATATCGATTAAAATCATAGGTTAAAAAAATAACTTTTAATCACAGTTTAAAACCGGCTCCGGTTTTATGGGTATTCCAATTAAAGGCTTTAGCATTTGATAGTTATGACCGTACCTTTAATCGACAAACGCCAGTCGGGCAACCACAATTAACAAAATGTCCCTCCAGCGCGACAGGTGTTCCTTGTATATTGAACAAGTTAGAACCTTCCACAATCGCGCCGGTTTGTTTACAGGCGGGACAAAACACCGGGTCACCTTTACAGGCAACCGATAGTTGTTGGTTTACCAAATCGGAACCCTTTAAAACCTCACCTCCGGTTGTTGTGGTATCACCTTTAAGGATAATTTTTTTTCCTTCCACTACACTGCGCATTATTTACTCCGTTGTATTTTCCGTTTCTCGTATTAAATGCCAGACGGTTGTCCCCGGTTCTGCACCTTCAGCATCAAAAGCCATCGCACCCTGAGCAAAGAAGTACTGTTTGTCAGGCAGGCTGTCGGTTTGCCAGATCCCGCTGACCAGTGCCGGATGGTCACCTCTCAAAGGGGTCACTTGTAGCGGTCCCCGGTCATAACGGGCATACCAGGCCAGGGTGGAAGTTGAATTAAAATGACCAGCACCGTAAAAATGCAGGGAATCACCTTCTCTCGGAACAAAACGTATCGGGCGTATCAACTGGTTAATGGCAAAATAACTCTCCGGGACACTACCCGGTAGCGGCGTTAAGTCAGGGTATTGACCAGCCCGGATCATCAGACCATTGGAGTAAGGGCTGATTACCACATCTGGGTAGCTTGCCAGCGTGCGGCGTATCCAATATTCTCCACCCAGTCGGTTTACAAATCGTTTGGACAGCAGGGTGATCCAGTTAATGCTTCGTATGGAGTGGGCATAATCATCCAGTGTGGTGTGAACAGTGGAATTGACTTGCAGGGAAGGGTAGCGCAGGGCCAGTTGGTACTCTAGGGGAAAATAATCATGATAATCTCTGGGCAAGACCAGACAGTAACCACAGTCTCCCCAATCAGGTTCGAGCTGTTCACACAGAAAGTCCAGCCATGCCATGAATCGGGTCATGCCCTCTTGTTCCTTTAGATAATCCCAGGGCAATACCAGACTGAGGTAAGAGCTACTGTCGTCACCATCATCTTCATCGGAATCTAGGTAATGCATCAGATAGTGAGGCGCTTCATAGATATTTTTAGCATCACTAATATCCCAAGTAGAAGGCTGATTTTTTCTCTGATTTAGGATGCCCTCTTCCACTTTGGCAATATTTTCCGGTGAATATTTTTTGAGCCCTTCCAGCTCATGACGGTGAAAACGCAGGTGAGTACCAAACTCCTCCCGAAAACGCTGGTAGCAGGCCAGAATGCGTTGTTTTTTCTCCTGAGTGTAACCCTGTTTAAAAAACAGAGTAATAGAGAGACCCAGACGAGAAACAGTCAGTCCATCGCCATTGAGGAAGGTAAACGCGGTCAGTTGTGATCTCAACTGGGCAAAGTAATCTACAGTTTCCATATTTTCTCCGTGAGTGATGAGTCGGTGGATAATCTGTTATTCCCACATACTTGCCGCTTCCCGAATCAGATGCCAGATAGTTGTACCCGTCTCTGCACCTTCAACATCAAAAGACATCGCACCCTGAGCAAAGAAGTACTGCTGGCCAGGCAGGCTGTCGGTTCGCCAGATCCCGCTGACCAGTGCCGGATGGTCACCTTTCAAAGGGGTCACTTGTAGCGGTCCACGGTCATAACGGGCATACCAGGCCAGTGTGGAAATATCATCAAAATGACCTTCACCATAAAAGTGCAGGGAATGGCCTTCACGGGGAATGACTCGTATTGGGCGTATCAGTTGGTTAATAGCAAAATAACTCTCCGGGACACTGCCCGGCAGTGGTGTTAAGTCCGGGTATTGACCGGCCCGGATCATCAGACCATTGGAATAAGGGGTAATCTCCACATCCCGGTAGGGGCGCAGCGTGCGGCGTATCCAATATTCTCCACCCAATCGGTTTACAAATCGTTTGGACAGCAGGGTGATCCAATTAATGCCACGAATGGAGTGTTCATACTGTAATACCGCAGTATGAACCGCAGAATTGACTTGCAGGGAGGGGTAACGTTGCGCTAGCTGGTACTCTAAGGGAAAGTAGTCATGGTAGTCTCTGGGGATGACCAGGCTGTAGCCACAGTCCCCACTGTCCGGTTCGAGTTGTTCACACAGAAACTCCAGCCAGGCCATAAAACGAGCCATGCCCTCTTGTCCTTTTAGGTAATCCCAAG is from Photorhabdus laumondii subsp. laumondii and encodes:
- a CDS encoding response regulator transcription factor; translated protein: MIKVALIDDHVVVRSGFAQLLTLENDLEIVGQYANAKEAWSGLLRNPIDVAVMDIAMPDESGLHLLTRLRQKRPDFRTIILSIYDTTAFVQSALDAGACGYLTKRCGPEELVQAVRSVHQGGCYLCADALKALRQTSQKVTALQVLTPREREIFDLLINGINVKTIAEQLYLSHKTVHVHRANILSKLQCDSTIDLVHYALQHQILMGNP
- a CDS encoding MASE1 domain-containing sensor histidine kinase, with the translated sequence MNRGSRFGLLSLFLLIFYSLSWLALWTISFYLNDNGQQAALLLPQGLRLALFILLGRRYLPTLLATEITILLWLSSEQLITHNIILLSPFLSLIPTFIVQQFWWRYPLYWQRLSILLAGVAANSVLQAICLGFTLTAGASHLFLTSLTGGVLLSPFVYLIYEYLRQQHLKNMLQPSDPDPQLRPSLLMWCCLFCLLGLSAQIFMSPEIESLLVILIFIPNVFMAYRYGWQGGVLAALLGSLMITSARQFSGAFNDLGELEMFLTIQALLGIGLGIAISRQQQLAENLQRYRELLEQELTARHNLMKKLVHTEEDVCKSIARELHDEIGQNITAIQIQATLIKRTATTPATEMIAEQINNLAQQIHQSTRQLLRQLRPPVLEEMSLEKALHHLIHELAFKERDIDCQLNYQLPQNPTNETVVFTLYRLVQELLNNISKHAKATRIAIILRQHRDVIELRISDNGIGITEDKRKGGFGLQGIEERIRALGGDWQLSNDNGTRIIVKLPTNSDENQA
- a CDS encoding ABC transporter permease, encoding MSHAFRQKQDAVFWWIALMWLAFALLPSWSLDYGLFESTQDELLAAYGWNGLNISLLWFLLPSALLLRPLTPANRNQPYRHYFDAGYALLCALFVVISAAIIGRGLGYATIFLFISLGAMITLALSRLEWLGGDSFVIGSLVAVIALIGLFILYPSIAIFIPMFTDDAGQFAPFAFISILGQAHIIQVIINSVLLSLAVGAGCTFFGLVLAIYTARIARRSAIIGRVFSILPIVTPPFVVGLGVTLMMGRSGYITEFMATWFGLTNTNWLYGFTGIWLAQVLAFTPMAFMILDGAIKTIHPSLEEAAYTLRANRYQTFFNVFIPLLKPALANAFLIVIVQSLADFSNPLVLGGSFDVLATQIYFYITGSQLDYQAASTLGASLLVFSLLVFCVQYLWIGKRSYVTVSGKSYRGDVQPLPTSLVWGVCAILFIWVVFNILLYGSIFYGSFTVNWGVDYTLTLDNFIKLFGQGMHDGAWPSLLDTLLYAGIAAPITAILGLLIAYIVVRQEFRGKKTIEFTTMLCFAVPGTVAGVSYILAFNDSPFYLTGTAAIVIISMTMRNVPVGIRAGIAGLGQIDKSLDEASLSLRAGSMKTILHVLLPLLRPAILSALIYSFVRAITTVSAIVFLVTPDTRVATAYILNRVEDGEYGVAIAYGSILIVVMLAIIFLFDYLIGEARISRSKAKNTQ
- the uhpC gene encoding MFS transporter family glucose-6-phosphate receptor UhpC, translated to MEEPGMQATSQEQISQHYRRWRSRLLISMIIGYAAFYLTRKSFNFVMPVMQLELGLDKGHIGWITTLFYLAYGSSKFISGVFHDRTGYRWFMGAGLVMTGVLNIIFAFCSSFSALLIIWTLNGFFQGWGWPPCARLLTHWYSRNERGFWWGYWNISINIVGITVPMLSAFLATTYSWQTALMMPGIIGILLGIWLCYQLCGTPQQHGLPSVGQWRQDSLELRHEQLSHPMPMMQILRDTILTNRTIWLLGCSYILVYLIRMAINDWGNLWLSETHGANLLSANATLSLFELGGLTGALFSGWGSDLLFRGQRAPMILLFALGLFMAVTALWLTPIHHYTLLAVCFFSIGFFVFGPQMLIGLAATEYCHKQAAGTVTGYLGLYAYLGAAIAGWPLSQVVAHYGWSGMFALLTAAAAMMGLLLMPMLMADVSKREHGVASRLSNNKQF
- a CDS encoding DUF3396 domain-containing protein — translated: METVDYFAQLRSQLTAFTFLNGDGLTVSRLGLSITLFFKQGYTQEKKQRILACYQRFREEFGTHLRFHRHELEGLKKYSPENIAKVEEGILNQRKNQPSTWDISDAKNIYEAPHYLMHYLDSDEDDGDDSSSYLSLVLPWDYLKEQEGMTRFMAWLDFLCEQLEPDWGDCGYCLVLPRDYHDYFPLEYQLALRYPSLQVNSTVHTTLDDYAHSIRSINWITLLSKRFVNRLGGEYWIRRTLASYPDVVISPYSNGLMIRAGQYPDLTPLPGSVPESYFAINQLIRPIRFVPREGDSLHFYGAGHFNSTSTLAWYARYDRGPLQVTPLRGDHPALVSGIWQTDSLPDKQYFFAQGAMAFDAEGAEPGTTVWHLIRETENTTE
- the fbpC gene encoding ferric ABC transporter ATP-binding protein, giving the protein MTQQNFVELKNVTKRFGNNTVIDNLELSIPQGHMVTLLGPSGCGKTTVLRLVAGLEKPSAGKIFIDGEDVTDRSIQQRDICMVFQSYALFPHMSLGENIGYGLKMLGQPKAEIRERVKEALELVDLGGFEDRYVDQISGGQQQRVALARALILKPKVLLFDEPLSNLDANLRRSMREKIRELQQQFNITSLYVTHDQSEAFAVSDAVLVMNKGKIMQIGTPQTLYRQPASEFMASFMGDANIFPATLATDYVEIFQYRLPRPANFTTNRQSVTVGVRPEAITLSRNGNISQRCTISHVAYMGPQYEVTVDWQGQTLLLQINATQLQPDVGDNYYLEIHPFGMFILTEKNSG
- a CDS encoding ABC transporter substrate-binding protein, translating into MKLKPLSTLIAAGLVVAAFTNSAQAAGRLIVYCSATNALCETETRAFGEKYNVKTTFVRNGSGSTLAKIEAEKRNPQADVWYGGTLDPQSQAGEMDLLEPYKSPNLTQIMPQFRDPAKRKGNYSSAVYVGILGYGVNTERLKEKNLPIPTCWKDLTKPIYKGEIQIADPQSSGTAYTALATFVQLWGKDQAFDYLKKLNTNISQYTKSGIAPARNAARGESAIGIGFLHDYSLEVENGAPLKLIAPCESTGYEIGGVSIIKNARNMDNAKRFVDWVLSKEAQELSWKKGKAYQILTNTTAKASPLALKLSDLKLINYDMDKYGANDVRKELITKWVTEVKMAK
- a CDS encoding PAAR domain-containing protein → MRSVVEGKKIILKGDTTTTGGEVLKGSDLVNQQLSVACKGDPVFCPACKQTGAIVEGSNLFNIQGTPVALEGHFVNCGCPTGVCRLKVRS